The Maylandia zebra isolate NMK-2024a linkage group LG7, Mzebra_GT3a, whole genome shotgun sequence genome contains a region encoding:
- the LOC101470353 gene encoding aldo-keto reductase family 1 member D1, whose product MANLWVSLERSALQFNCPHFGTNMNLTAESHRIPLSNGNSIPLLGLGTYGDPQTTPRGTALDCVKLAIDVGYRHFDGALVYFNEHEVGQAIREKIADGTVRREDIFYCGKLWNTFHPPELVRPALEKTLKALKLDYVDLYIIELPMAFKPGKAFYPKDQDGNYIYHHTDLCATWEALEACKDAGLVKSLGVSNFNRRQLELLLNKPGLKHKPVSNQVECHPYFTQPKLLEYCRHNDIVIVGYCPIGSSRDASWVNLKCPPLLDDEVLVSIGKKYNKSSAQVALRFNIQRGVVVIPKSFNPERIKHNFQIFDFSLTEEEMKAIEALNKNIRFVELLMWSDHPEYPFHDEY is encoded by the exons ATGGCCAATCTATGGGTTAGCCTTGAGAGAAGTGCGCTGCAGTTCAattgtccacattttggcacaAACATGAATCTAACAGCGGAAAGCCACAGAATCCCTTTGAGTAATGGTAACAGTATTCCACTCCTGGGACTGGGCACCTATGGGGACCCTCAAACG acacccAGAGGCACTGCATTGGACTGTGTCAAGCTGGCCATAGATGTGGGCTACAGGCACTTTGATGGGGCGTTGGTATATTTCAACGAGCATGAAGTGGGTCAAGCCATTAGGGAGAAGATAGCTGATGGAACCGTTAGAAGAGAGGACATCTTTTACTGCGGAAAG CTCTGGAATACCTTCCATCCACCAGAGTTGGTGAGACCAGCCTTAGAGAAGACATTGAAAGCCTTAAAACTGGACTATGTGGATCTCTACATCATTGAGCTTCCAATGGCCTTCAAG CCTGGAAAGGCCTTTTATCCAAAGGACCAAGATGGAAACTACATCTACCACCACACAGATCTCTGTGCAACATGGGAG GCTTTAGAGGCTTGCAAAGATGCTGGACTGGTTAAGTCCCTGGGAGTCTCCAACTTCAATCGCAGGCAGCTGGAGCTGCTTCTGAATAAACCTGGTCTCAAACACAAACCCGTATCCAACCAG GTCGAATGCCACCCATATTTCACACAACCAAAACTTCTGGAGTACTGTCGTCACAATGACATCGTGATTGTTGGCTATTGCCCAATTGGCTCCTCCAGAGATGCATCTTG GGTGAATTTGAAATGTCCTCCTCTGCTGGACGATGAGGTGCTTGTATCCATTgggaaaaaatacaacaaaagtaGTGCCCAGGTGGCCCTGCGCTTCAACATACAGAGAGGAGTTGTAGTGATCCCAAAGAGCTTCAACCCTGAGCGGATCAAACATAACTTCCAG atatttgaTTTTTCACTGACTGAGGAAGAAATGAAAGCCATTGaagcactgaacaaaaatattcgGTTTGTTGAGTTGCTGAT gTGGAGTGATCATCCGGAGTACCCCTTTCATGATGAATACTGA